From Candidatus Eremiobacterota bacterium, a single genomic window includes:
- a CDS encoding 4-vinyl reductase, translated as MKTTEDFKWSNLGDIEKGRPNLGDKTSVAVYRIFNYSLKSVLEKHLGKEKTRSFFVEAGHMAGLEYCRNMLATSLTPDRFVAELHRQLKDLGIGVLYVEKADFKKLDFVLTVTEDLDCSGLTPCGETVCTFDEGFIAGILEAYTGKSFEVKEVDCWTTGSTACRFTARAH; from the coding sequence ATGAAGACAACTGAAGATTTCAAGTGGAGCAACCTGGGAGACATCGAGAAAGGGCGGCCCAACCTGGGAGACAAGACAAGCGTGGCGGTGTACCGCATATTCAATTACTCATTGAAAAGCGTCCTTGAAAAGCACCTGGGCAAAGAGAAGACACGATCCTTCTTCGTCGAGGCGGGCCACATGGCGGGCCTCGAATACTGCAGGAACATGCTTGCCACGAGCCTCACGCCGGATAGATTTGTTGCCGAGCTTCACAGGCAGCTGAAAGACCTGGGAATTGGCGTGCTCTACGTGGAAAAGGCCGACTTCAAAAAGCTGGATTTCGTCCTGACCGTCACAGAGGACCTTGACTGCTCGGGACTCACCCCCTGCGGCGAGACCGTCTGCACCTTCGATGAGGGCTTTATCGCGGGGATCCTGGAGGCCTACACGGGAAAATCTTTTGAAGTCAAGGAAGTGGACTGCTGGACCACAGGGAGCACCGCCTGCAGGTTCACTGCCAGGGCGCACTAA
- a CDS encoding response regulator, which yields MDDRPPTDMAPVVEKLCFTLEKLLQGDFAGAGASLPEPDASAGDPALSRLAGVIRIIVGSHIQGAAFINALAAGSLEAEAPRKNLFFSPLKSLQASLRHLRWLSGQIAMGNLDHEASYLGDFSESFNRLMEALKEKEKLEQRLRIDEERYRAIVEAAAYPIIITDSEDYLILYLNSRAEKQFLVTREMMTGKTTHTFYESPEERDRLISLFKEKGSLFDMEVRLRRSDGELFWALISIGHLTFDGKKAICISLNEITELKKAQADLMAAKQAAEEASRAKSIFLANMSHEIRTPMNAIVGFLELLGDRDLGAEHQEYVRETKNASEYLLHLISDILDLSKIEAGRMELERVDFNALSLVEDVISLNAPMAFQKSLEIYPFLDLMTPAWLSGDPGRLKQVLNNLISNAVKFTEHGEITVTLSSEDMGDRGVKLSFSVEDTGIGIRSGDGIKLFEAFSQADASTTRVYGGTGLGLAISKRIVEMMGGSIAMKSNPGEGSSFAFSVVMEKGAFIAREHSDDGVPRLEGITVLIVDDCRKSREVIKNILSPAGCPIIEAESGPRAMELLIAGKMQCGAVIVDSDMPGMDGPSLIAALKALEPANPLPVILLEPPSGKREPESGTLTTVTRPIRHKELLMALLKALGRDPCLLPVEAAAIARSMKGGERADPAHLRILLVEDNRTNQKVFTAMLKTMGYSCDIAADGSEAVEASLSRDYHLIFMDCMMPVMDGYQATMEIRRREKSLSRVPIIAMTAFAMKEDRDKCLAAGMDDYISKPVSRETLRNILTKYGEHAQRARDLDAVPPPFAIDEDLPLKVIDSIVDDLAIERSEAESYLNSFMESLPLSLDRIDRHLAAGAINEAYRELHRLNGSSGCLRMKKLSRLFAACEEKAGRDNIEETAVLFRETKAYAAALSTLYRRHFSQMR from the coding sequence ATGGACGACAGACCTCCCACAGATATGGCCCCTGTAGTGGAAAAGCTCTGCTTTACACTTGAAAAGCTCCTCCAAGGGGACTTTGCAGGAGCAGGCGCCTCCCTTCCTGAGCCTGACGCCTCCGCAGGGGACCCGGCGCTCTCAAGGCTCGCAGGGGTGATAAGGATCATTGTCGGCTCGCACATTCAAGGGGCGGCCTTTATCAACGCGCTTGCAGCGGGGAGCCTCGAGGCGGAAGCGCCGCGGAAGAACCTTTTCTTCTCGCCCCTCAAGTCTCTCCAGGCAAGCCTCCGCCACCTCAGGTGGCTCTCCGGGCAGATAGCCATGGGCAACCTCGATCACGAGGCAAGCTACCTGGGGGACTTCTCAGAGTCCTTCAACAGGCTCATGGAAGCCCTGAAGGAGAAGGAGAAGCTTGAGCAGAGGCTCAGGATTGACGAGGAGCGCTACCGCGCCATTGTCGAGGCCGCAGCGTACCCCATCATTATCACCGATTCAGAGGACTACCTTATACTTTACCTGAACAGCAGGGCTGAGAAGCAGTTTCTCGTCACTAGGGAGATGATGACGGGGAAAACAACCCATACTTTTTATGAAAGCCCCGAGGAGAGGGATCGCCTCATCTCCCTTTTTAAAGAGAAGGGGTCCCTCTTCGACATGGAAGTGAGGCTCCGCAGATCAGACGGTGAGCTCTTCTGGGCCCTCATCTCAATAGGTCACCTCACTTTTGACGGGAAAAAGGCCATCTGCATCTCATTAAACGAAATAACAGAGCTCAAGAAGGCTCAAGCTGACCTTATGGCGGCTAAGCAGGCCGCCGAGGAGGCCAGCAGGGCCAAGAGCATCTTCCTGGCAAACATGTCCCACGAGATAAGAACCCCGATGAACGCCATCGTGGGATTTCTCGAGCTCCTGGGCGACAGGGACCTCGGTGCAGAGCATCAGGAGTACGTGAGGGAGACAAAGAACGCCTCGGAGTATCTCCTCCATCTCATCAGCGACATCCTTGATCTCTCCAAGATAGAAGCCGGCAGGATGGAGCTGGAGAGAGTAGATTTCAATGCCCTCTCCCTCGTGGAAGACGTGATTTCCCTCAACGCGCCTATGGCCTTCCAGAAAAGCCTTGAAATCTATCCCTTCCTGGATCTTATGACCCCGGCCTGGCTCTCGGGGGACCCGGGGAGGCTCAAGCAGGTCCTGAATAACCTTATCAGCAATGCCGTCAAATTCACGGAGCATGGAGAGATAACAGTGACGCTCTCATCAGAGGATATGGGCGACAGGGGGGTGAAGCTCTCCTTCTCCGTCGAGGACACGGGTATCGGCATCAGGAGCGGCGACGGGATAAAGCTCTTCGAGGCCTTTTCACAGGCCGATGCCTCGACGACGAGAGTTTATGGCGGCACAGGCCTTGGGCTGGCAATATCAAAAAGAATCGTCGAGATGATGGGCGGATCGATTGCAATGAAAAGCAATCCTGGAGAGGGCTCGTCATTTGCCTTCTCCGTGGTCATGGAGAAAGGAGCCTTCATTGCCCGAGAACATAGTGATGACGGGGTTCCCCGGCTTGAGGGCATCACGGTGCTCATCGTGGATGACTGCCGGAAGAGCAGGGAGGTAATAAAGAATATTCTCTCCCCCGCGGGATGCCCCATCATTGAAGCCGAATCGGGCCCCAGGGCCATGGAGCTCCTCATCGCCGGGAAGATGCAGTGCGGCGCGGTGATCGTTGATTCAGACATGCCGGGGATGGATGGCCCCTCCCTTATCGCTGCCCTGAAAGCCCTTGAGCCCGCAAATCCCCTCCCGGTAATACTTCTTGAACCACCTTCCGGGAAAAGGGAGCCCGAGAGCGGCACACTCACCACGGTCACGAGGCCCATAAGGCACAAAGAGCTTCTCATGGCCCTTCTCAAAGCACTTGGAAGAGATCCATGCCTTCTTCCCGTTGAAGCGGCAGCCATCGCCAGGAGCATGAAAGGGGGAGAGCGGGCCGATCCGGCACACCTTCGGATTCTTCTTGTCGAGGACAACAGGACAAACCAGAAAGTATTCACCGCGATGCTGAAGACCATGGGTTATTCCTGTGACATTGCCGCTGACGGCAGCGAGGCCGTCGAGGCAAGCCTGAGCAGGGACTACCACCTGATCTTCATGGACTGCATGATGCCCGTGATGGACGGCTACCAGGCCACCATGGAGATCCGCAGGCGGGAGAAGAGCCTCTCCAGGGTTCCCATAATAGCAATGACGGCCTTTGCCATGAAGGAAGACCGGGACAAGTGCCTCGCCGCCGGCATGGATGACTATATCAGCAAGCCTGTCTCGAGGGAGACCCTCCGCAACATCCTCACAAAATACGGGGAACATGCACAGAGAGCCCGGGACCTTGATGCTGTACCGCCCCCCTTTGCCATTGATGAGGATCTGCCGTTGAAAGTCATAGACTCCATAGTCGATGACCTGGCGATAGAGCGGTCAGAGGCAGAGAGCTACCTGAATAGCTTCATGGAGAGCCTCCCTCTCTCTCTTGACAGGATAGATCGCCACCTGGCAGCCGGTGCCATAAACGAGGCCTACAGGGAGCTCCACCGCCTCAATGGCTCCTCGGGGTGCCTGAGGATGAAAAAACTCAGCAGGCTTTTCGCTGCCTGTGAGGAGAAGGCGGGAAGGGATAACATTGAAGAGACTGCCGTGCTGTTCCGTGAGACAAAGGCATATGCCGCGGCGCTCAGCACCCTCTACCGTCGTCATTTCAGCCAGATGCGCTGA
- a CDS encoding HAD hydrolase-like protein: MSSLIAFDLDGTLVDSRTDIARAVNVMRSHYGMAHLSVEEVTVSIGDGIKMLCERILAGTGIDLDEAVGIMRGFYRAHMVDDSVLYGGVAEGLRELRRNHWRLSVISNKPRVFCDEILAHFRILHLFELVIGGDSGYALKPDPESLLASMEKVKAAPERSWIVGDHYTDLGAGKNAGIRTCFVSYGFGRLNGLVPDLTVSSFPEFVAHVSASG, from the coding sequence ATGAGCTCACTCATCGCCTTTGACCTTGACGGCACCCTTGTGGATTCCCGCACTGACATTGCCAGGGCGGTCAATGTCATGCGCTCCCATTACGGCATGGCGCACCTCTCCGTCGAGGAGGTGACGGTCTCCATCGGTGACGGCATAAAGATGCTCTGCGAGAGAATCCTTGCAGGCACCGGCATTGACCTGGACGAGGCCGTGGGGATTATGAGAGGCTTTTACCGCGCTCACATGGTCGATGACTCGGTCCTCTACGGCGGAGTTGCAGAGGGCTTGAGAGAGCTTCGCCGGAATCACTGGAGGCTGTCCGTCATCAGCAACAAGCCCCGGGTTTTCTGCGACGAGATCCTCGCCCACTTCCGGATTCTTCATCTCTTTGAGCTGGTCATCGGCGGCGACTCGGGGTATGCCCTCAAGCCCGACCCTGAATCCCTGCTGGCCTCCATGGAGAAGGTGAAGGCCGCGCCTGAGAGGAGCTGGATAGTAGGCGACCATTATACTGACCTTGGTGCCGGGAAGAACGCCGGCATAAGGACATGCTTCGTATCCTATGGCTTCGGGAGGCTGAATGGCCTGGTCCCCGATCTCACGGTGTCCTCTTTCCCGGAATTCGTGGCTCATGTCAGCGCATCTGGCTGA
- a CDS encoding DUF6036 family nucleotidyltransferase produces MFEELLSRIALVLLRHNVPYIVTGGAALLLYGEPKLVRDIDVLIGLDARCINLLISIVREMGLSPVPEDAREYIRQNMVLPAIDEASSIRVDFILSLTPYEAQAIKRTVKLRINDQRVCFASCEDLIIHKILSGAPPDIIDMQKLVARHRGSIDGAYVRKWLREFDASFGKGEFMKTFESAYKGDSLPPISFF; encoded by the coding sequence ATGTTCGAAGAACTCCTTTCACGAATAGCCCTTGTTCTCCTGCGCCACAATGTGCCCTATATTGTCACGGGCGGAGCGGCGCTTCTCCTTTACGGCGAGCCAAAGCTCGTAAGAGACATCGATGTCCTCATCGGCCTTGACGCCCGCTGCATCAACCTGCTGATCTCCATTGTGCGCGAGATGGGCCTCTCTCCGGTCCCTGAAGACGCGAGGGAGTATATAAGACAGAACATGGTCCTCCCGGCCATCGATGAAGCGAGCTCCATCCGCGTGGACTTCATCCTCTCTCTTACGCCCTACGAAGCCCAGGCCATCAAGAGGACGGTGAAGCTCAGGATAAATGATCAGCGCGTCTGTTTCGCCTCCTGCGAGGATCTCATCATTCACAAGATTCTCTCGGGAGCTCCTCCCGACATCATTGACATGCAGAAGCTCGTGGCAAGGCACAGAGGGAGCATTGACGGCGCCTACGTGAGGAAATGGCTCCGCGAGTTTGACGCATCCTTCGGAAAAGGGGAGTTCATGAAGACTTTCGAGAGCGCTTATAAAGGAGACTCCCTGCCGCCCATATCTTTTTTCTGA
- a CDS encoding ankyrin repeat domain-containing protein → MTEPFEKGKERKERSLAGIDVRFLRLWDASGKIDIPKSRAFMESHPEFLTLKDTQGNTLLHWLACRDESAAAEGLLYMGALLESRDCNGCTPLYHAVLNGGLRTARVLINYGADINAADGSGLTPLHIAAANGSLDLVKLLVSKGASSSAVDRDGLTPLDIAESRGRREVSGYLKSLAGISG, encoded by the coding sequence ATGACGGAACCCTTTGAAAAAGGAAAAGAGCGTAAGGAGCGGAGCCTGGCAGGCATAGACGTGAGATTTCTCAGGCTCTGGGATGCCTCAGGAAAGATTGATATCCCGAAGAGCAGGGCTTTCATGGAAAGCCACCCGGAGTTTCTCACGCTGAAGGACACCCAGGGCAACACCCTTCTCCACTGGCTTGCATGCAGGGATGAGAGCGCCGCGGCGGAAGGTCTCCTCTACATGGGCGCCCTGCTTGAGTCCCGCGACTGCAACGGCTGTACCCCGCTTTACCACGCCGTGCTCAACGGCGGCCTGAGGACTGCCCGGGTGCTCATCAACTATGGCGCCGATATCAATGCTGCTGACGGCTCCGGCCTCACTCCCCTCCATATCGCCGCCGCCAATGGCTCGCTGGATCTGGTGAAACTCCTCGTCTCAAAGGGAGCCTCCTCCTCGGCGGTGGACCGGGACGGCCTGACTCCGCTTGATATTGCAGAATCCCGTGGCCGTCGCGAGGTGAGCGGGTATCTGAAGAGTCTTGCAGGGATTTCGGGGTAA